One window of Trinickia caryophylli genomic DNA carries:
- a CDS encoding pyridoxal-phosphate-dependent aminotransferase family protein, which yields MSTPVTPIACPHVVSLDEILPEEPLLMMGAGPVPIPAAVAHANTIVINHLGATMSKVIGQVKDMARYVFQTRSKWVLGVAGPGSAAMEMAISNLAWPGTRVLSIKNGFFSARMAEMALRCGAQVATLEVPDRAVASLADVADALACEKPDVVTIVQGETSNTVWNHQLKEIAALAKAAGALVVVDAVCTLSTMPLEMDAWGIDAVITGGQKGLSSIPGVSLIAFSDAAWARMKGRAQPNAHWCLDASLAENFWHNAGYHYTAPVSGVLALHEALRLVCAETLEKRFARHLKCALALQAGISALGLTLYTPEICRLNSVVGIEMPNGLSPADVCGHISRHHQVEISGSFGLPIVRIGQMGEQCREHNLFRTLHALGRTMIDLGAAVDLPAGVAALERSLSESGRAARAGSDRLR from the coding sequence ATGTCCACGCCTGTTACACCGATTGCTTGCCCCCATGTCGTCTCGCTCGACGAAATTCTTCCCGAAGAACCGCTGCTGATGATGGGCGCCGGGCCCGTGCCAATTCCGGCCGCCGTTGCACACGCGAACACCATCGTCATCAATCACCTCGGCGCGACGATGTCGAAAGTGATCGGGCAAGTGAAGGACATGGCGCGCTACGTGTTTCAGACGCGCTCGAAATGGGTGCTCGGCGTGGCCGGCCCCGGCTCGGCCGCCATGGAAATGGCGATTTCGAATCTCGCGTGGCCCGGCACGCGTGTGCTCTCGATCAAGAACGGCTTTTTCAGCGCGCGCATGGCCGAGATGGCCCTGCGTTGCGGTGCCCAGGTTGCGACGCTCGAGGTGCCCGACCGCGCCGTCGCGAGCCTCGCCGACGTGGCCGACGCGCTCGCATGCGAAAAGCCCGACGTGGTGACGATCGTGCAGGGCGAGACTTCCAACACGGTTTGGAATCACCAGTTGAAGGAGATCGCTGCGCTTGCGAAGGCCGCGGGCGCGCTCGTCGTCGTCGATGCGGTCTGCACGCTGAGCACCATGCCGCTCGAGATGGACGCGTGGGGTATCGATGCCGTCATCACGGGCGGGCAAAAGGGCTTGTCGTCTATTCCGGGCGTCTCGCTGATCGCATTTTCCGACGCGGCATGGGCGCGCATGAAAGGTCGTGCGCAGCCCAACGCGCACTGGTGCCTCGACGCGTCGCTGGCCGAAAATTTCTGGCACAACGCGGGCTATCACTACACGGCGCCGGTATCGGGCGTGCTCGCCTTGCACGAGGCGTTGCGGCTCGTGTGCGCGGAGACGCTCGAGAAGCGCTTCGCGCGCCATCTCAAATGTGCGCTCGCGCTGCAAGCGGGCATTTCGGCGCTTGGACTGACGCTCTATACGCCCGAGATCTGCCGGCTCAACTCGGTGGTCGGCATAGAAATGCCGAACGGGCTGAGCCCAGCCGATGTCTGCGGCCATATCTCGCGCCATCATCAGGTCGAAATCTCGGGTTCTTTCGGCTTGCCGATCGTGCGCATCGGGCAGATGGGCGAGCAGTGCCGCGAGCACAACCTTTTTCGCACGCTGCACGCGCTCGGACGCACGATGATCGATCTCGGCGCGGCCGTCGATCTGCCGGCGGGCGTGGCGGCCCTCGAGCGTTCGCTGTCGGAAAGCGGCAGGGCGGCGCGCGCGGGCAGCGATCGTTTGCGCTGA
- a CDS encoding IclR family transcriptional regulator gives MALSSSTAAAPNAGSAPPGADERRFVVALARGLELLRAFRPGETLLGNADLVARTGLPKATVNRLAYTLTVLGYLRFDEALGKYALDSGVLALGYALLSGTDTLEIARPHMRALAREIGAAVSLGCRDGLDMVYLETIRSETALTLGLAPGSRLSMLTSSMGRAYLAVLPEVERTALLGELKQAAGKGRRAAALVAGAQREIAAFAREGCCFSFRDWHDDVNAAAVPFRDPHDGRWFVLSCSGPASSMNEVVFRERIAPRLSALARRLGEVR, from the coding sequence TTGGCCCTTTCGTCATCCACCGCAGCCGCCCCAAACGCGGGGTCGGCACCGCCCGGCGCGGACGAGCGTCGATTCGTGGTCGCGCTTGCGCGCGGCCTGGAACTGCTGCGTGCGTTTCGCCCCGGTGAAACACTGCTCGGCAACGCCGATCTCGTTGCCCGCACGGGACTGCCGAAAGCGACGGTCAACCGCCTGGCCTATACGCTCACGGTGCTCGGCTATCTGCGTTTCGACGAGGCGCTCGGCAAGTACGCGCTCGATTCGGGCGTGCTCGCGCTTGGCTATGCGCTGCTCTCGGGCACGGATACGCTCGAGATCGCGCGGCCGCACATGCGTGCGCTTGCCCGCGAAATCGGTGCTGCGGTGTCGCTCGGCTGCCGCGACGGCCTCGATATGGTCTATCTCGAGACGATTCGCAGCGAGACGGCGCTCACGCTGGGCCTGGCGCCCGGCTCGCGGCTGTCCATGCTCACGAGTTCGATGGGGCGCGCCTATCTGGCTGTGCTCCCCGAAGTCGAGCGTACCGCTCTTCTCGGTGAACTGAAGCAAGCGGCGGGCAAGGGCCGCCGCGCCGCCGCGCTCGTGGCCGGCGCACAGCGCGAGATCGCCGCGTTCGCGCGCGAGGGTTGCTGCTTTTCGTTCCGGGATTGGCATGACGACGTCAACGCGGCGGCCGTCCCGTTTCGCGATCCGCACGACGGCCGCTGGTTCGTATTGAGCTGCAGCGGGCCGGCTTCGTCGATGAACGAGGTGGTCTTCCGAGAGCGGATTGCGCCGCGGCTCAGCGCACTCGCGCGGCGCCTGGGGGAAGTGCGTTGA
- a CDS encoding MFS transporter, translating into MSAAPSSSSAATGYASTARIVTVVFFTFVCYLIIGIPLPVLPGFVDGDLGMGSVLAGAAISVQYAATLASRPHAGRSADTRGAKRTVLTGLAACGASGILLLAATACAKWPALSLTVLTLARLVLGFGESFVGTGAILWGIGRVGPQESARVISWNGIANYGAVALGAPAGALLSHAFGLWTLGAVTMVLAGIGYALARRIAPVPVVHGERMGYASVLARVLPHGIGLALGTAGFGAIATFIALYYAARGWQHAALALTLFGLSFVGARLLFANAIKTYGGFRVAVASFCVECAGLLLLWLAEVPHAALAGAALTGFGFALVFPSLGVEAVGLVPPASRGAALSAYSVFFDLSLGVMGPLAGYVAGAFGYGSVFLVAAVAAAAAAILSVSLYLRYTRGDSPAAAV; encoded by the coding sequence ATGTCTGCCGCTCCCTCCTCTTCGTCCGCCGCGACCGGATACGCCTCGACCGCGCGCATCGTCACTGTCGTTTTCTTCACGTTCGTCTGTTACCTGATCATCGGCATCCCCCTGCCGGTGCTGCCGGGGTTCGTCGACGGCGACCTCGGAATGGGCTCGGTACTGGCCGGCGCGGCGATCAGCGTGCAGTACGCGGCGACCCTTGCTTCGCGCCCGCACGCAGGGCGCAGCGCCGATACGCGCGGAGCGAAGCGGACGGTACTGACGGGCCTCGCCGCCTGCGGCGCAAGCGGCATCTTGCTGCTCGCGGCCACGGCCTGCGCGAAGTGGCCGGCCTTGAGTCTCACGGTGCTCACGCTTGCGCGCCTCGTGCTCGGCTTCGGCGAAAGCTTCGTCGGCACGGGCGCGATTCTTTGGGGCATCGGCCGCGTGGGGCCGCAAGAAAGCGCGCGCGTGATTTCGTGGAACGGCATCGCGAACTACGGCGCGGTGGCGCTCGGCGCGCCGGCCGGCGCGCTGCTGTCGCACGCCTTCGGGCTCTGGACACTCGGCGCCGTGACCATGGTGCTGGCCGGTATCGGCTACGCCCTCGCCAGGCGCATCGCGCCGGTTCCCGTCGTCCATGGCGAGCGCATGGGCTACGCGAGCGTGCTCGCGCGGGTACTGCCGCACGGCATTGGTCTTGCGCTCGGCACCGCCGGTTTCGGGGCCATCGCCACGTTCATCGCGCTTTACTACGCTGCGCGCGGCTGGCAACACGCGGCACTCGCGCTGACGCTCTTCGGGCTCTCGTTCGTCGGCGCGCGGCTGCTTTTCGCCAACGCAATCAAGACCTACGGCGGGTTCCGCGTTGCCGTGGCATCGTTTTGCGTCGAATGCGCGGGGCTGTTACTGCTATGGCTCGCCGAAGTGCCGCACGCGGCGCTCGCGGGTGCCGCGCTTACCGGCTTCGGCTTCGCACTCGTGTTTCCATCGCTCGGCGTGGAAGCCGTCGGCCTCGTGCCGCCCGCAAGCCGGGGCGCCGCGCTGTCGGCCTACTCCGTCTTCTTCGACCTCTCGCTCGGTGTCATGGGACCCCTCGCCGGCTATGTCGCGGGTGCCTTCGGCTACGGCTCGGTATTTCTCGTCGCCGCCGTGGCCGCGGCAGCCGCAGCCATACTCTCGGTCAGCCTCTACCTGCGCTACACGCGCGGCGATTCTCCAGCCGCCGCCGTTTGA
- a CDS encoding glycoside hydrolase family 28 protein — protein MAEKSTRRGSMSFAAGSGRLTRRAFFGVSGSLVGSTLLAVSPFGAARAMAAMAGRAGSAADLIWGEHGAAARIAALVAHVTKAAFRPREYDVTAYGARACTTVAASSPYTNTTKSPPSPGSERTPAPGSFDSRPAFLAAIEACHREGGGCVVVPPGAWYCAGPIVLLSHVRFHLSADCTIYFSPNPADYAKDGPVDCGANGRLYYSRWQANDCLNYGAPVYARNAINIALTGEGPTSVLNGQAMTPFAGSGDSSVCWWTYKGSTGVYGGGASVPSQVYANPNNVDLRLVAPGISDALYAMLTSPTTPWQQDQNYLPALSEAGVPVEKRIFGLGHYLRPCMVEFIGCENVLMERYQTQNTPFWQHHPTACSNVVFRGVTTDSIGPNNDGFDPDACTNVLVENCTFNTGDDCIAIKSGKDRDTEYGPARRHLIRNCTMNSGHGGITLGSEMGGGVEAIYATNLSMLNANWQTNPLNIAIRVKTNMNRGGYVKDFHVKGVSLPNGVSLKGSGYGSAMLAGSPVNASVPLGVVTASAGNPAAAQGGIVTFDCDYQPANDAARTRPPTIQNISISGVKASNVSSGGTTASCFQAIVAQGPVASDYNGPAPAPAVLPISDVTISDCDFGTPVASGTPTVTSPGPIYAFNVDSMTLTNVIVAGQTYNTTLADKR, from the coding sequence ATGGCAGAGAAAAGCACTCGTCGCGGTTCCATGTCGTTTGCTGCGGGATCCGGCCGCCTTACGCGCCGCGCATTCTTCGGCGTGAGTGGTTCGCTCGTGGGCAGTACGCTGTTAGCGGTGAGCCCCTTCGGCGCCGCGCGAGCCATGGCCGCCATGGCGGGGCGCGCGGGCTCCGCCGCGGACCTGATCTGGGGCGAGCACGGCGCCGCGGCACGCATTGCCGCCCTCGTCGCCCATGTCACCAAGGCCGCCTTTCGCCCACGCGAATACGACGTCACGGCCTATGGCGCGCGTGCGTGCACGACCGTCGCCGCCAGTTCGCCCTACACCAACACCACCAAATCGCCGCCGAGCCCCGGCTCCGAGCGCACGCCCGCGCCGGGCTCGTTCGACTCCCGGCCTGCCTTCCTCGCGGCGATCGAAGCGTGCCACCGCGAAGGCGGCGGTTGCGTGGTCGTACCGCCGGGCGCGTGGTACTGCGCGGGACCGATCGTGCTGCTCAGCCACGTGCGCTTTCATCTGAGCGCCGACTGCACGATCTATTTCAGTCCGAACCCGGCCGACTACGCGAAGGACGGGCCCGTAGACTGCGGCGCGAACGGCCGGCTCTACTACAGCCGCTGGCAGGCCAACGATTGCCTGAACTACGGCGCGCCCGTCTACGCACGCAATGCGATCAACATCGCGCTGACCGGCGAGGGGCCGACTTCGGTACTGAACGGCCAGGCGATGACGCCATTCGCGGGCAGCGGCGACAGCAGTGTCTGCTGGTGGACGTACAAAGGATCGACGGGCGTCTATGGCGGCGGCGCCTCGGTGCCGAGCCAGGTTTATGCGAACCCGAACAATGTCGACCTGCGCCTCGTCGCGCCCGGCATTTCCGATGCGCTTTACGCCATGCTCACCTCGCCCACCACGCCCTGGCAGCAGGATCAGAATTACCTGCCCGCGCTTTCCGAGGCGGGGGTGCCCGTGGAGAAGCGCATCTTCGGTCTCGGTCATTATCTGCGTCCCTGTATGGTCGAATTCATCGGCTGCGAAAACGTGCTGATGGAGCGCTATCAGACGCAGAACACGCCGTTCTGGCAGCACCATCCGACCGCCTGCAGCAACGTCGTATTCCGCGGCGTCACGACCGACAGCATCGGCCCGAACAACGATGGCTTCGACCCGGACGCGTGCACGAACGTGCTCGTCGAAAACTGCACGTTCAATACGGGCGACGACTGCATAGCCATCAAGTCGGGCAAGGATCGCGATACCGAATACGGCCCGGCACGCCGCCATCTGATCCGAAACTGCACGATGAACAGCGGCCACGGCGGCATCACGCTCGGCAGCGAAATGGGCGGCGGTGTCGAGGCGATCTATGCCACGAATCTGTCGATGCTCAACGCGAACTGGCAGACGAACCCGCTCAATATCGCCATTCGCGTGAAGACGAACATGAACCGCGGCGGCTATGTGAAGGACTTCCACGTGAAAGGCGTATCGCTGCCGAACGGGGTGAGCCTGAAGGGCAGCGGATACGGCAGCGCCATGCTTGCCGGGAGCCCGGTCAACGCCAGCGTGCCGCTCGGGGTCGTCACGGCCTCGGCCGGCAATCCGGCGGCGGCGCAAGGCGGCATCGTCACGTTCGATTGCGACTACCAGCCGGCCAACGACGCCGCGCGCACGCGTCCACCCACGATCCAAAACATCTCGATCTCGGGCGTGAAGGCATCCAACGTCAGCTCGGGCGGCACCACGGCGTCGTGTTTCCAGGCGATCGTCGCGCAAGGGCCCGTTGCGTCGGACTACAACGGCCCCGCGCCCGCGCCGGCCGTGTTGCCCATCTCGGACGTGACGATCAGCGATTGCGATTTCGGCACACCCGTGGCGTCCGGCACGCCCACCGTAACGTCGCCCGGCCCCATCTATGCATTCAACGTCGACTCGATGACACTCACGAACGTCATCGTCGCCGGGCAGACCTACAACACGACGCTCGCCGACAAGCGCTGA
- a CDS encoding plasmid fertility inhibition factor family protein: MSTLASPHAVAVAPAAGSEPVWIVPLRDHPHYDHVRLRRMLGGEDDSRHRVVVVDAAKLLACADRDDTDYVLPPVGDWHGGKIRGIREYLDPANAQIPSMPYVAVASRRARGVFGWLGFEREGVVTFRNGQHRARYLAYAGASAFPVEVHEREAEMLLAFCGA; the protein is encoded by the coding sequence ATGTCTACGCTTGCGTCGCCTCATGCGGTTGCCGTCGCCCCCGCAGCCGGCTCGGAGCCGGTCTGGATCGTCCCCCTGCGCGATCACCCCCATTACGATCATGTCCGCCTGAGACGCATGCTCGGTGGCGAGGACGATTCGCGACATCGTGTCGTCGTCGTCGACGCGGCGAAGCTGCTGGCGTGCGCCGACCGGGACGATACCGATTACGTGCTGCCGCCCGTCGGCGATTGGCACGGCGGCAAGATTCGCGGCATCCGCGAGTACCTCGATCCGGCCAACGCACAGATCCCTTCGATGCCGTATGTCGCCGTGGCCTCTCGCCGCGCGCGCGGCGTGTTTGGCTGGCTCGGGTTCGAGCGCGAGGGGGTGGTCACGTTCCGCAACGGCCAACATCGCGCCCGGTATCTGGCGTATGCGGGTGCCTCGGCGTTTCCGGTCGAGGTTCACGAGCGCGAAGCCGAGATGCTGCTCGCGTTTTGCGGCGCCTGA
- a CDS encoding crotonase/enoyl-CoA hydratase family protein, producing MNTNADTNATNHDASIEPFGEHVRIEPAGAVATIVLDRPDCRNAVDGPTATALAAAFERFEAEPRWRAAVLFGAGGTFCAGADLTAMHDPRRRNAVRADGSGAGPMGPTRMRLTKPVIAAIAGHAVAGGLELAAMCDLRVVEENAVLGVFCRRFGVPLIDGGTIRLPRLIGLSRALDLILTGREVHADEALAIGLANRVVPSGGARAAAEALATALAAFPQAALVADRRSAYENSAPGDMEQALAREGAGGYRALVDEGLAGAARFAAGAGRHGAPAPAASGPRSDSPPPDPSAST from the coding sequence ATGAACACGAATGCAGACACGAACGCGACGAACCACGACGCAAGCATCGAGCCATTCGGCGAACACGTGCGCATCGAGCCGGCCGGCGCAGTGGCCACGATCGTGCTCGACCGCCCTGATTGCCGCAATGCAGTGGACGGCCCCACCGCCACCGCGCTGGCGGCGGCGTTCGAGCGCTTCGAAGCCGAGCCGCGCTGGCGCGCCGCCGTGCTGTTCGGGGCTGGCGGGACGTTTTGCGCGGGCGCCGACCTCACCGCCATGCATGACCCGCGCCGGCGCAACGCCGTGCGCGCCGACGGCAGCGGAGCGGGCCCGATGGGGCCGACGCGCATGCGCCTCACGAAACCCGTCATCGCCGCGATCGCCGGGCATGCCGTTGCGGGCGGCCTCGAACTCGCCGCCATGTGCGACCTGCGCGTGGTCGAAGAAAACGCCGTGCTCGGCGTGTTCTGCCGCCGCTTCGGCGTGCCGCTCATCGACGGCGGCACGATTCGCCTGCCGCGGCTCATCGGGCTCTCCCGCGCGCTCGATCTGATTCTGACCGGGCGGGAAGTTCACGCCGACGAAGCACTGGCGATCGGGCTCGCCAATCGGGTCGTGCCAAGCGGCGGTGCCCGCGCGGCAGCCGAGGCGCTGGCCACGGCCCTCGCCGCCTTTCCCCAGGCGGCCCTCGTTGCCGACCGCCGCTCCGCCTACGAGAACAGCGCCCCGGGGGACATGGAGCAGGCGCTCGCGCGTGAAGGCGCCGGCGGCTATCGCGCCCTCGTCGACGAGGGGCTCGCGGGCGCGGCCCGGTTCGCCGCGGGCGCGGGCCGCCACGGCGCTCCAGCGCCCGCCGCGTCTGGGCCGCGCAGCGATTCGCCGCCGCCGGATCCTTCCGCGTCAACGTAA
- a CDS encoding selenium-binding family protein: MSSWKPDPTFYPSARLAADAPKETIAYVAAFDPKRQVPDELAVVDVDPGSPGYGSIVERVAMPNVGDELHHFGWNACSSCLCPNAPHPHTERRYLVVPGLRSSRIHIIDTKPDPRHPRIARVIEPQELARKSGYSRPHTVHCGPQGIYVTALANAEGEAPGGVLLIDHETFDVRGRWEIERGPQELAYDAWWHLGFDTLVSSEWGLPATFENGLVPEVLLGGQYGHRLHFWDLNTRRHKQTLDFGAENQLVFELRPAHDPTKAYGFVNSVISLKDLSASIWIWYRDGDQWAARKIIEIPAEPADAAQLPPMLKGFGAVPPLVTDIALSLDDRSLYVACWGTGDMRRYDVSDPFKPELTGSVRIGGIASRASHPRAGGQPLNGGPQMVEVSRDGKRVYFTNSLYGAIDDQFYPDGIDGWMVKLDAAATGGLAFDREFYLAWPDTHRPHQIRLEGGDASSDSYCYP, translated from the coding sequence ATGTCGTCCTGGAAACCTGATCCGACGTTCTACCCGTCCGCGCGGCTTGCCGCCGACGCCCCCAAGGAAACGATCGCCTACGTCGCCGCCTTCGATCCGAAGCGGCAGGTGCCTGACGAGCTCGCCGTCGTCGACGTCGATCCAGGCTCGCCCGGCTACGGCTCGATCGTCGAGCGCGTGGCCATGCCGAACGTCGGCGACGAGCTCCATCACTTCGGCTGGAATGCGTGCAGCTCGTGCCTGTGCCCGAACGCACCGCACCCGCATACCGAACGCCGCTATCTCGTCGTGCCCGGCCTGCGCTCGTCGCGCATCCACATCATCGACACGAAGCCCGACCCACGGCACCCCAGGATTGCGCGCGTGATCGAGCCGCAGGAACTCGCGCGCAAGTCTGGCTACTCGCGTCCGCACACCGTGCACTGCGGGCCGCAAGGCATCTACGTCACCGCGCTCGCGAACGCCGAAGGCGAAGCGCCTGGCGGCGTGCTGCTCATCGATCACGAAACGTTCGACGTGCGCGGACGCTGGGAGATCGAGCGCGGCCCTCAGGAGCTCGCGTACGATGCCTGGTGGCACCTCGGCTTCGACACACTCGTTTCGAGCGAATGGGGCCTGCCGGCCACGTTCGAAAACGGACTCGTGCCCGAAGTACTGCTGGGCGGACAATACGGACATCGCCTGCATTTCTGGGATCTCAATACGCGCCGGCACAAGCAGACGCTCGACTTCGGCGCCGAAAATCAGCTCGTATTCGAACTGCGCCCGGCGCACGATCCGACCAAAGCCTATGGCTTCGTGAATTCGGTCATCAGCCTCAAGGATCTCTCCGCCTCGATCTGGATCTGGTATCGCGACGGCGACCAATGGGCCGCGCGCAAGATCATCGAGATCCCGGCCGAGCCCGCCGATGCCGCCCAGTTGCCGCCGATGCTCAAGGGTTTCGGCGCCGTGCCGCCGCTCGTCACCGACATCGCGCTCTCGCTCGACGACCGCTCGCTTTACGTAGCCTGCTGGGGGACGGGCGACATGCGCCGCTACGACGTCTCCGATCCGTTCAAGCCCGAACTCACGGGCTCGGTGCGTATCGGCGGCATCGCATCGCGCGCGTCGCATCCGCGTGCGGGCGGCCAACCGCTGAACGGCGGCCCGCAGATGGTGGAGGTGAGCCGGGACGGCAAACGCGTCTACTTCACGAACTCGCTGTATGGCGCTATCGACGATCAGTTCTATCCCGATGGCATCGACGGCTGGATGGTGAAGCTCGATGCGGCGGCAACGGGTGGGCTTGCGTTCGATCGGGAGTTCTATCTCGCGTGGCCGGACACGCATCGGCCGCATCAGATCCGCCTCGAAGGCGGCGATGCCTCTTCGGATTCCTACTGCTATCCGTAA
- a CDS encoding NADH:flavin oxidoreductase/NADH oxidase: MNHLFDPLAIGELELSNRIVIAPMCQYSARQGSATDWHMIHLGQLALSGAGLLILEATAVSPEGRITPADLGLYSDENEAALARVVHALRAYSPIRLAIQLAHAGRKASSRAPWEGGAQIPSDAPDGWRTLAPSAVPHGADEEPPHALDRAGLDKVRDDFAAAAARAARLGFDAIELHAAHGYLLHQFLSPLANRRDDEYGGSLENRMRFPIEVFEAVRAAFPPERPVWARISATDWVPGGWDIEGTVALSQALKARGCAAIHVTTGGVSPQQAIKLGPGYQVPYAQRVKADVRLPTIAVGLITEAEQAEAIVANDEADAVSLARAMLYDPRWPWHAAAKLGARVHAPRQYWRSQPRELKDLFIDAHYGQR, translated from the coding sequence ATGAATCATCTTTTCGACCCGCTCGCCATTGGCGAGCTCGAGCTGTCCAACCGCATCGTCATTGCGCCGATGTGCCAGTATTCGGCCCGCCAAGGCTCGGCCACCGACTGGCACATGATCCATCTGGGCCAGCTCGCGCTTTCGGGCGCGGGGCTGCTGATCCTCGAGGCGACGGCCGTGTCCCCGGAGGGGCGCATCACGCCGGCCGACCTTGGGCTCTATTCGGACGAGAACGAGGCGGCACTGGCGCGCGTCGTTCACGCGCTGCGCGCTTACTCGCCGATCCGGCTCGCGATCCAGCTCGCGCATGCCGGCCGCAAGGCGTCGAGCCGCGCGCCCTGGGAGGGTGGCGCGCAGATCCCTTCGGATGCGCCCGACGGCTGGCGCACGCTCGCGCCTTCGGCCGTGCCGCACGGCGCAGACGAAGAGCCGCCACACGCACTGGACCGGGCCGGCCTCGACAAGGTCCGCGACGATTTCGCCGCGGCAGCCGCGCGCGCGGCGCGGCTCGGGTTCGACGCAATCGAGCTGCATGCGGCCCACGGCTATCTGCTGCATCAGTTCCTGTCGCCGCTCGCGAATCGTCGTGACGACGAATATGGCGGCAGCCTCGAGAATCGCATGCGTTTTCCGATCGAAGTGTTCGAGGCGGTGCGTGCGGCGTTTCCGCCCGAGCGCCCGGTCTGGGCGCGCATCTCGGCAACCGATTGGGTGCCCGGCGGCTGGGACATCGAAGGGACCGTCGCACTTTCGCAAGCGCTGAAGGCGCGCGGCTGCGCGGCCATACACGTGACGACCGGTGGCGTTTCGCCGCAACAGGCGATCAAACTCGGCCCGGGCTATCAGGTGCCCTACGCGCAACGCGTGAAAGCCGACGTGCGCTTGCCGACGATCGCCGTTGGCCTCATCACCGAGGCCGAGCAGGCCGAGGCGATCGTCGCGAACGATGAAGCGGACGCTGTCTCGCTTGCCCGGGCGATGCTCTACGATCCGCGCTGGCCCTGGCATGCGGCCGCGAAGCTTGGCGCGCGCGTGCATGCGCCGAGGCAGTACTGGCGTTCCCAGCCGCGCGAGCTGAAGGACCTCTTCATCGACGCGCATTACGGCCAGCGCTGA
- a CDS encoding EAL domain-containing protein, with translation MIPPTIPELIAHAAAHPFLREHLSIDADSRGGRAHALFDETRIESGYQPIFDVSMNGMQTLWSAPESADRFGDELGFQALTLQPDGNPLDLFERVSDGQALVALDRLARTLHAVNFFGAQQHGLLFLRVHERLLKSVKYDHGQHFSSVLISLGLNPGRVVIELPSAAVAHRTFLGYLAKSYQRFGFKVAGNLPNAGHIMSVSDMARLDFLKIDGAAVLRDSMVKPLLAYANRLHIPLIFDRVATEAQFDALQQFGARFVQGPLFEPHAPVR, from the coding sequence ATGATCCCGCCGACCATCCCCGAACTCATCGCGCACGCCGCCGCCCATCCGTTTCTTCGCGAGCATCTGTCGATCGACGCGGACTCGCGAGGGGGACGGGCGCATGCCCTGTTCGACGAGACCCGGATCGAAAGCGGCTATCAGCCGATCTTCGACGTCAGCATGAACGGGATGCAGACGCTCTGGTCCGCCCCTGAAAGCGCCGATCGATTCGGCGACGAACTCGGCTTTCAGGCGCTGACGCTGCAGCCCGACGGCAACCCGCTCGACCTGTTCGAGCGGGTGAGCGATGGCCAAGCGCTCGTCGCGCTCGATCGTCTCGCCCGTACGCTGCACGCTGTCAACTTTTTCGGCGCCCAGCAGCACGGCCTGCTGTTTCTGCGCGTGCACGAGCGGCTGCTCAAGAGCGTCAAGTACGATCACGGCCAGCACTTCTCGTCCGTGCTGATCTCGCTGGGGCTCAATCCGGGGAGAGTCGTGATCGAACTGCCGAGCGCGGCCGTGGCCCACCGCACGTTTCTCGGCTACCTGGCGAAGAGCTACCAGCGCTTCGGCTTCAAGGTGGCCGGCAACCTGCCGAACGCCGGGCACATCATGTCGGTGTCCGACATGGCGCGGCTCGACTTCCTGAAAATCGACGGCGCGGCGGTGCTCCGCGATTCGATGGTCAAGCCGCTCCTCGCCTATGCGAACCGGCTGCACATTCCTCTGATTTTCGACCGCGTTGCCACCGAGGCGCAGTTCGATGCGCTCCAGCAATTCGGCGCCCGCTTCGTGCAGGGGCCGCTCTTCGAGCCCCACGCCCCGGTCCGGTAA